CCTCTTATTTTCCCTCTTGTAATCCGGGATTTTATTCTGATATGATTTCAAGGTTATGAAATGCCCATTTTGCGGTTTCCTTGAGGACAAGGTCATAGATTCCCGCCTTTCACAGGACGGCAGCACCACCCGGAGGCGGAGGGAGTGCCTTAGCTGCGCCAAGAGGTTCACGACCTATGAAAGGGTCGAGGAGGCGCTCCCGCTCGTCGCAAAGAAGGACGGCAGGCGCGAGATATTCGACCGGACAAAGATACTGAACGGCATAATGAAGGCCTGCGAGAAGAGGCCCGTAAGCCTCGATGAGATAGAGAAGGCGGTCGCCCGGCTCGAGACCAGGTTCATAGATTCCGGCGAGAGGGAGATCCCGAGCTCGTCTATCGGCGAGGCCGTGATGGAGGAATTGAAGGGGCTCGACGAGGTCGCATACGTGAGGTTCGCCTCGGTCTACAGGGACTTCAGGGACATAAACGAGTTCATGCATGAATTGAAGGACCTCCTTGAAGTGAAGAAAAGGACCTGATGGCGCGGCATGAGGATTTCATGCGCGCTGCGCTCAAATTCGCCCGCAAGGGACTCGGCAGGACCAGCCCCAACCCCGCGGTCGGCGCTGTAATAGTAAGGAGCGGCCGGATAATCTCCTCAGGCTGGCACCGGAAGGCAGGCCTGCCCCATGCCGAGATAGAGGCCCTTTCAGGGGCCGCAGGGGACCTCAAAAATGCCGTCATGTACGTGACGCTCGAGCCCTGTTGCCATTACGGCAGGACCCCGCCCTGCACCGAGGCCCTGATACGCTCAGGCGTAAGGAAGGTGGTCATAGGGGCGCTCGACCCCAATCCGCAAGTGAGCGGAAAAGGGGCGAGGAGCTTAAGGAAGGCCGGCATAGAGGTCGTCTCCGGCGTCCTCGAAGAGGAATGCATGGCCGTTAACGAAGCCTACACGAGCTATATCCGCAGCCGCACTCCGTTCGTAACGCTGAAGCTCGCGTCCTCCCTCGACGGCCGCATAGCAACCTCCACAGGCGAGTCCAGATGGATAACGGGGCCGCTTGCCCGTAAGCGCGTCCATAGCCTCCGTTCCGTGAACGACGCTGTAATGGTCGGGAGAAGGACTGTAGAGAGGGACGACCCGGAGCTTACGGTAAGGCTCGCGAAGGGAAGGGACCCGATAAGGGTGGTCCTCGATAGCAACCTTCTCACCCCGTCCACGGCAAGCGTCTATAATGGCGTAAAGGAGGGCAAGGCCCGGCTCATATTCTTTGTGACTTCCAGGGCCTCGTCTTTGCGGATTAAAAAGGCCCGGGAGAACGGGGCTCAAGTGGTAAGGGTCGCAGCCTCAGGAAAAGGGGTTTCCGTAAAGAACGTCCTCCGGGAGCTCGGAAAACGGGAGATAACGAGCGTGCTGGTCGAGGGCGGCGGCGAGCTTGCCTCCTCGCTCATACAGGCAGGCCTGGTCGATAAGTATGTCCTTTTCTACGGCCCTGTCATCATAGGCGGCGACGGGAAGCCCTCGGTCGCTTCAATCGGGCTGAAAGGGCTTGCAAAGGCCCCCAGGCTCGAGAGGGTGACTGCCAAGGCCATTGACGGCGGCGTTGTCGTCGAAGGATATCCGGCCTGGAAAGAGGGGTAGGGTATATGTTCACTGGTATCATAGAAGACGTAGGCACGGTTAAACATATTGAAAAAAAAGGGCCTTTTGGTAGAATAACGGTTGAGACCGCGCTCCCCTTGAACGAGCTGAGGGAAGGGGATTCCATCTCGGTAGACGGGGCCTGCCTCACGGCGGCCGGTTTTTCCGGGAATGCTTTCAGCGCCGACGTAAGCGAAGAGACACTTCGGGTGACCACGCTGGGCGGGCTTATCGCCGGAAGCAAGGTCAATATCGAGAGGGCTTTGACGCTTACAAGGCCGCTTGGCGGCCACCTCGTTACAGGCCACATCGACGGGGTCGGGTCTATCAAAAAAATGGCCCGGAGCGGCGATTACCTGGATCTCGAAATAGCTGTCCCGCCGGAGCTAATGGCCCAGGTCGTAAAGAAAGGCTCCATATCAATCGACGGCATAAGCTTGACAATAGCCGACCTCGGCCCGGGATGCGTGAGGATAGCGATAATCCCGCATACGCTAGTCAAAACGACCCTGCTTTCAAAGCGAGAGGGTTCGAGAGTAAATATTGAGACCGACATCATAGGCAAGTACGTAGAGAAGTTTTTCAACAAAAAAGAGAGCCGCATAACCGAGGAGTTCCTTTCGGAGCACGGATTCGGCACGAAGGTCTGACACATGTCGATAAAGAGGATAGAAGAGGCTTTAAAAGCCATAAGGGAAGGCAGGATGGTCATCCTCGTCGACGACGAGGACAGGGAGAACGAGGGCGACCTCTGCATGGCCGCCGAGATGATAACGCCCGAGGCCGTGAACTTCATGGCCAGGCACGCGCGCGGCCTCATCTGCGTGACGTTAACCGAGGAGAGGGCCGACCTCCTCGCCCTTCCGCCCATGGTGGACGACAACACATCCCTTTTCAGGACCGCCTTCACGGTTTCAGTCGATGCGAGGGACAACGTAACTACCGGCATTTCCGCGTCAGACAGGGCGAAAACCATATTGGCCTGCGTTGACGACAACGCCGGGCCCGGCGACCTTGTCCGCCCCGGGCACATATTCCCCTTGAGGGCAAAAACGGGCGGCGTGCTCGTCCGGACCGGCCAGACAGAGGGCTCGGTCGACCTCTCCCGCCTTGCGGGCCTTAAGCCAGCTGGCGTCATCTGCGAGATAATGAACGAGGACGGCACAATGGCCCGGATGAAGGACCTGGAGGCCTTCGCGAAAGAGCACGGGCTCATGATCGTCACCATAGCCGACATAATCGAATACAGGCTCAAGCGCGACAGGCTCGTTACCCGCGCGGCGGAGGCGACAGTCCCCACCAGGCACGCCGGCGAGTGGACTGCGGTCGTCTACACTAACGACGTCGATACTCACGAGCACCTGGCCCTCGTAAAGGGGGAGATAACGCCGGATGAGCCCGTCCTTGTGCGCGTCCATTCCGAGTGCCTCACGGGCGACGTCTTCGGGAGCGAGCGGTGCGACTGCGGCGAGCAGCTTAAGAGCGCCATGAAGATGATAGAGAAGGAGGGTAAAGGCATCCTTCTCTATATGCACCAGGAAGGCAGGGGCATCGGCCTCGTAAACAAGATAAAGGCCTACGCGCTCCAGGACAAGGGGCTCGATACGGTCGAGGCCAACGAGAAGCTCGGATTCAAGGCGGATTTGAGGGACTACGGCCTGGGCGCGCAGATACTCCGGGACCTCGGCGTGGGGAAGATGCGGATACTCACGAACAACCCGAAGAAGATAAAGGGGCTCGAAGGCTTCGGACTGGAGATAGTCGAGAGGGTCCCCATAGAGTCGGTGCCGCACAGCAGGAACGTCAAGTACCTAAGGGTCAAGAAGGACAAGCTCGGGCACCTCATATCCAACCTCGACGCCGAAGCCGAGGTCGAGGCAGGCGCCGGGGCAGGTCCGTCAGAGCCCTTCAAGTAATCCATCCAAATATGCGTTGATACCGGGCGAGGTCCGGTGTATATTAACAGGCTTCAAAGAACTCCCTTAAGGAGGGTCTATGCCGAGGGTAATAGAGGGGAACCTGAGCGCCAAGGGGCTCAAGGTCGCCGTGGTCCTGGGAAGGTTCAACGATTTCATAAGCGAAAGGCTCCTTGACGGCGCTGTAGACACGCTCCTCCGTAGCGGCGCATCCGATAGCGACATAGACGTCGTCAAGGTGCCGGGCTCTTTCGAGATGCCGGTAGCGGCCAAGACCCTCGCCTCGAGCGGCCGCTATGACGCCATACTATGCCTCGGCTGCGTCATCAGGGGCGCTACCCCCCATTTCGACTATGTCGCAGGCGAGGCGGCAAAGGGCATCGCAAAGGTGGCCCTGGATTTCGAAACACCCGTCGCCTTCGGCGTCGTCACCGCCGACAACCTCGAACAGGCCATAGAACGGGCCGGCACCAAATCCGGGAACAAGGGCAGGGACGCGGCGCTCACGGCCATCGAGATGGCCAACCTCTTGAAGACCATCGGGAAAAGGAAGTAAGCGCCCCGGAT
The sequence above is drawn from the Deltaproteobacteria bacterium genome and encodes:
- the nrdR gene encoding transcriptional regulator NrdR; this translates as MKCPFCGFLEDKVIDSRLSQDGSTTRRRRECLSCAKRFTTYERVEEALPLVAKKDGRREIFDRTKILNGIMKACEKRPVSLDEIEKAVARLETRFIDSGEREIPSSSIGEAVMEELKGLDEVAYVRFASVYRDFRDINEFMHELKDLLEVKKRT
- the ribD gene encoding bifunctional diaminohydroxyphosphoribosylaminopyrimidine deaminase/5-amino-6-(5-phosphoribosylamino)uracil reductase RibD; translated protein: MARHEDFMRAALKFARKGLGRTSPNPAVGAVIVRSGRIISSGWHRKAGLPHAEIEALSGAAGDLKNAVMYVTLEPCCHYGRTPPCTEALIRSGVRKVVIGALDPNPQVSGKGARSLRKAGIEVVSGVLEEECMAVNEAYTSYIRSRTPFVTLKLASSLDGRIATSTGESRWITGPLARKRVHSLRSVNDAVMVGRRTVERDDPELTVRLAKGRDPIRVVLDSNLLTPSTASVYNGVKEGKARLIFFVTSRASSLRIKKARENGAQVVRVAASGKGVSVKNVLRELGKREITSVLVEGGGELASSLIQAGLVDKYVLFYGPVIIGGDGKPSVASIGLKGLAKAPRLERVTAKAIDGGVVVEGYPAWKEG
- a CDS encoding riboflavin synthase, whose product is MFTGIIEDVGTVKHIEKKGPFGRITVETALPLNELREGDSISVDGACLTAAGFSGNAFSADVSEETLRVTTLGGLIAGSKVNIERALTLTRPLGGHLVTGHIDGVGSIKKMARSGDYLDLEIAVPPELMAQVVKKGSISIDGISLTIADLGPGCVRIAIIPHTLVKTTLLSKREGSRVNIETDIIGKYVEKFFNKKESRITEEFLSEHGFGTKV
- a CDS encoding bifunctional 3,4-dihydroxy-2-butanone-4-phosphate synthase/GTP cyclohydrolase II, with protein sequence MSIKRIEEALKAIREGRMVILVDDEDRENEGDLCMAAEMITPEAVNFMARHARGLICVTLTEERADLLALPPMVDDNTSLFRTAFTVSVDARDNVTTGISASDRAKTILACVDDNAGPGDLVRPGHIFPLRAKTGGVLVRTGQTEGSVDLSRLAGLKPAGVICEIMNEDGTMARMKDLEAFAKEHGLMIVTIADIIEYRLKRDRLVTRAAEATVPTRHAGEWTAVVYTNDVDTHEHLALVKGEITPDEPVLVRVHSECLTGDVFGSERCDCGEQLKSAMKMIEKEGKGILLYMHQEGRGIGLVNKIKAYALQDKGLDTVEANEKLGFKADLRDYGLGAQILRDLGVGKMRILTNNPKKIKGLEGFGLEIVERVPIESVPHSRNVKYLRVKKDKLGHLISNLDAEAEVEAGAGAGPSEPFK
- the ribE gene encoding 6,7-dimethyl-8-ribityllumazine synthase, translating into MPRVIEGNLSAKGLKVAVVLGRFNDFISERLLDGAVDTLLRSGASDSDIDVVKVPGSFEMPVAAKTLASSGRYDAILCLGCVIRGATPHFDYVAGEAAKGIAKVALDFETPVAFGVVTADNLEQAIERAGTKSGNKGRDAALTAIEMANLLKTIGKRK